The Camelina sativa cultivar DH55 chromosome 14, Cs, whole genome shotgun sequence genome includes a window with the following:
- the LOC104741286 gene encoding RHOMBOID-like protein 10, chloroplastic, with protein MVSSSLSLPHHNLWPPESGSTAFRGLATVVSLHACHHVTRHLRLSSHLRSSLQKLQLLSEAARMEFARYQRVILFNGENLLKSRVKLSPSSSFVCFFNGGESRINNPRGGGEEGSSNHKETSKRSTVNGRRWTNVLLAINVIMYIAQVASDGRVLTWGAKINSLIERGQLWRLATASVLHANPMHLMINCYSLNSIGPTAESLGGPKRFLSVYLTSAIASSAMSYWFNKAPSVGASGAIFGLVGSVAVFVIRHKQMVGGGNEDLMQIAQVIALNMTMGLMSRRIDNWGHIGGLLGGTAMAWLLGPQWKYEYTTRDGRRVFKDSAPIPLLLRWRNERRGRL; from the exons ATGGtatcatcatcactgtcatTACCTCACCATAATCTCTGGCCACCGGAATCTGGATCTACAGCGTTTCGAGGTCTCGCAACCGTCGTATCCCTACACGCCTGCCACCATGTTACCCGTCACCTTCGACTTAGCTCCCATCTTCGCTCTTCCCTTCAG AAACTGCAGCTTCTTTCTGAAGCAGCGAGAATGGAGTTTGCAAGATACCAAAGAGTGATTCTATTCAATGGAGAAAATCTTCTCAAGTCTAGGGTTAAATTGTCACCGTCCTCATCGTTTGTATGTTTCTTTAATGGTGGAGAGAGTAGGATTAATAACCCTAGAGGAGGAGGTGAGGAAGGATCATCGAACCATAAGGAGACTTCCAAGAGAAGTACAGTTAACGGAAGGCGATGGACCAATGTCCTCCTTGCCATCAACGTAAT AATGTATATTGCACAAGTTGCATCAGATGGGAGAGTGCTTACATGGGGAGCCAAG ATAAACAGTTTAATCGAAAGAGGTCAGCTATGGAGACTGGCTACAGCTTCTGTTCTTCATGCGAATCCTATGCATCTCATG ATAAATTGCTATTCTTTGAATTCTATTGGACCGACTGCTGAGAGTTTAGGTGGCCCAAAGAGATTTCTTTCCGTTTACTTGACATCTGCGATTGCAA GTTCTGCAATGAGCTACTGGTTCAACAAAGCGCCATCAGTTGGTGCTTCGGGTGCAATTTTCGGGTTG GTTGGCTCGGTAGCTGTATTTGTTATAAGACACAAACAGATGGTCGGAGGTGGCAATGAAGATCTAATGCAGATAGCCCAAGTTATTGCTCTAAACATG ACAATGGGTCTAATGTCCAGACGCATAGATAACTGGGGGCAT ATTGGTGGTTTACTTGGTGGAACTGCAATGGCATGGCTTCTAGGACCACAGTGGAAGTATGAATACACGACAAGAGACGGCCGGAGAGTCTTCAAAGACAGCGCTCCTATTCCGCTTCTTTTGCGGTGGAGAAACGAACGGCGAGGACGGCTTTGA
- the LOC104741287 gene encoding tubby-like F-box protein 10: MSFRSIVQDLRDGFGSLSRRSFDFRLSSLHKGKSQGSSFREFSSSRDLLSPVIVQTSRWANLPPELLFDVIKRLEESESNWPARKHVVACASVCRSWRAMCQEIVLCPEICGKLTFPVSLKQPGPRDAMIQCFIKRDKSKLTFHLFLCLSPALLVENGKFLLSAKRTRRTTRTEYIISMDADNISRSSNSYLGKLRSNFLGTKFLVYDTQPPPNTSSSALITDRTSRSRFHSRRVSPKVPSGSYNIAQITYELNVLGTRGPRRMHCIMNSIPISSLEPGGSVPNQPDKLIPAPYSLDDSFRSNISFSKSSLDHRSLDFNSSRFSEIGISCDDNNEEEASFRPLVLKNKQPRWHEQLQCWCLNFRGRVTVASVKNFQLVAARQPQQPQGTGAGAAAAAAQPAHPEQDKVILQFGKVGKDMFTMDYRYPLSAFQAFAICLSSFDTKLACE; this comes from the exons atgtcGTTTAGGAGCATTGTTCAAGATTTGAGAGATGGGTTTGGGAGCTTGTCAAGGAGGAGTTTTGATTTCAGGCTCTCTAGTCTTCATAAAGGGAAATCTCAGGGCTCTTCTTTCCGTGAGTTTTCGTCTTCTCGTGATCTCTTGTCGCCTGTGATAGTTCAGACAAGCAGATGGGCTAATCTTCCTCCAGAGCTACTCTTTGATGTGATCAAAAGATTAGAAGAGAGTGAGAGTAATTGGCCTGCAAGAAAACATGTCGTGGCTTGTGCTTCGGTTTGTCGGTCTTGGAGAGCTATGTGCCAAGAGATTGTTTTATGTCCTGAAATCTGTGGAAAGCTCACTTTCCCAGTTTCCCTCAaacag CCAGGGCCGCGTGATGCAATGATTCAGTGTTTCATTAAAAGGGATAAATCAAAGCTAacatttcatctttttctttgtttaagtcCCG CTCTGCTAGTGGAGAATGGGAAGTTTCTTCTTTCGGCTAAAAGAACTCGTAGAACTACTCGGACCGAGTACATTATCTCCATGGATGCTGATAACATTTCAAGATCCAGCAACTCCTACCTTGGAAAACTCAG atCAAACTTTCTTGGGACAAAGTTCTTGGTGTACGACACACAACCACCACCAAACACATCTTCAAGTGCGTTAATCACTGATAGAACAAGCCGGAGCAGATTCCACTCAAGAAGAGTATCTCCTAAAGTCCCATCCGGAAGCTACAACATTGCTCAAATCACCTACGAGCTCAACGTGTTAGGCACACGGGGACCACGGAGAATGCACTGCATCATGAACTCCATCCCAATCTCATCGCTCGAGCCAGGCGGTTCGGTACCTAACCAACCAGATAAACTCATCCCGGCTCCATACTCTCTCGACGACTCATTCCGCAGTaacatctccttctccaaatCATCACTGGACCACCGCTCCCTCGATTTCAACAGTTCAAGATTCTCCGAAATAGGAATATCCTGCGACGAcaacaacgaagaagaagcgAGTTTCAGACCGTTGGTATTAAAGAACAAGCAGCCGAGGTGGCACGAGCAGTTGCAATGCTGGTGTTTGAATTTCCGGGGACGAGTGACAGTTGCATCGGTTAAGAATTTCCAGCTAGTAGCAGCAAGACAGCCGCAGCAGCCTCAAGGAACAGGCGCAGGAGCAGCAGCGGCGGCTGCACAGCCTGCTCACCCGGAGCAAGACAAGGTGATTCTCCAGTTTGGTAAAGTGGGTAAAGATATGTTCACAATGGATTATAGGTATCCGTTATCTGCGTTTCAGGCGTTTGCGATTTGCTTAAGCAGCTTTGACACCAAGCTCGCTTGTGAATAG